One Sinorhizobium sp. BG8 DNA window includes the following coding sequences:
- a CDS encoding MarR family transcriptional regulator → MAERSLNDHLSHLLAQANRHLSRQLTAEGVSLDQWRLMKVLSESGGLPMGKLAEELALNLPTLTKLVDRMVQDALVYRVPDPSDRRKVRMFLSDKGASMLASQNKRVEEHEAKVEDNYGNEDAQRLKAMLESFIKQIV, encoded by the coding sequence ATGGCCGAGCGCTCGCTCAACGATCATCTGTCTCATCTGTTGGCTCAAGCCAACAGGCATCTGAGCCGTCAATTGACCGCAGAAGGCGTATCCCTCGACCAGTGGCGGCTCATGAAGGTGCTGTCGGAGTCTGGTGGCCTGCCGATGGGGAAGCTTGCCGAGGAGCTGGCGCTCAATCTGCCGACACTGACCAAGCTTGTCGATCGCATGGTGCAGGATGCGCTCGTCTACCGCGTGCCCGACCCGTCCGATCGCCGCAAGGTGCGCATGTTTCTGTCCGACAAGGGTGCTTCGATGCTGGCAAGCCAGAACAAGCGCGTCGAAGAGCACGAGGCCAAGGTCGAGGACAACTATGGCAATGAAGACGCCCAGCGCCTGAAAGCCATGCTTGAAAGCTTCATCAAGCAGATCGTCTAA